In Desulfotignum phosphitoxidans DSM 13687, a single window of DNA contains:
- the rpmD gene encoding 50S ribosomal protein L30, producing MADKLRITQIRSTIGRPAKHGRIVRSLGIKKMHQTVEHKNDPVILGQVKKVSHLLKVEEV from the coding sequence ATGGCTGATAAATTGAGAATTACACAGATTCGGAGCACGATAGGACGTCCGGCGAAACACGGCCGGATTGTTCGATCTCTGGGCATTAAAAAAATGCACCAGACGGTGGAACACAAAAATGATCCTGTCATACTGGGACAAGTTAAAAAGGTGTCTCACCTGTTGAAAGTAGAGGAGGTATAA
- the rpsE gene encoding 30S ribosomal protein S5: MEDNGLIDKVVRINRVAKVVKGGRNFSFSALVVVGDGEGSVGYGLGKATEVPEAIRKGMEKAKRNMVKIALLDGTVPFEVVGKAGAGRVLLKPASPGTGLIAGGGIRAVLEVAGVTDILTKCIGTHNTQNIVRATMAGLQSLCLKEDVARRRGLKPEEI; the protein is encoded by the coding sequence ATGGAAGACAATGGATTAATCGATAAAGTCGTCAGAATCAACCGGGTGGCCAAAGTGGTCAAAGGCGGCCGGAATTTCAGCTTCAGTGCCCTGGTTGTGGTCGGCGATGGTGAAGGCAGTGTGGGGTACGGTCTAGGTAAAGCCACTGAAGTCCCTGAAGCCATTCGTAAAGGCATGGAAAAAGCCAAACGGAATATGGTTAAAATTGCTCTGTTAGACGGCACAGTGCCGTTTGAGGTGGTGGGCAAAGCCGGGGCCGGGCGCGTGTTGCTGAAACCCGCATCACCGGGTACGGGATTGATTGCCGGCGGCGGTATTCGTGCGGTACTGGAAGTGGCGGGTGTGACCGATATTTTAACTAAATGTATTGGGACCCACAACACGCAGAACATTGTCAGGGCAACCATGGCCGGTTTGCAGTCTCTTTGTCTGAAAGAGGATGTGGCCAGAAGGCGGGGCCTGAAACCGGAAGAAATTTGA
- the rplR gene encoding 50S ribosomal protein L18 yields the protein MGNTSPKVMARLKRKKRIRKHMHGDKNRPRLSVFRSSSHIYAQIIDDTIGETLVSASTLDKDYKLHPVTGKKQEIAKAVGVLLGKKALDKGITKVMLDRNGFLYHGRIKALSDGAREAGLEF from the coding sequence ATGGGAAATACATCACCAAAAGTTATGGCAAGACTCAAGCGGAAAAAAAGAATCAGAAAGCACATGCATGGCGACAAAAACCGTCCCAGACTGAGTGTTTTCAGGAGTTCCAGCCACATTTATGCCCAGATTATTGACGATACCATCGGGGAAACCCTGGTGTCCGCCTCTACCTTGGATAAAGATTACAAGTTGCACCCCGTCACAGGCAAAAAACAGGAAATTGCCAAAGCAGTGGGGGTCCTTCTGGGTAAAAAAGCCTTGGACAAGGGTATCACAAAAGTGATGCTGGACCGGAATGGATTTCTGTATCATGGACGAATCAAAGCACTATCAGACGGGGCTCGTGAAGCTGGTCTGGAATTCTAA